In one window of Candidatus Sulfuricurvum sp. RIFRC-1 DNA:
- the murF gene encoding UDP-N-acetylmuramoyl-tripeptide--D-alanyl-D-alanine ligase — MELTQMVPFIANIIFVMALGWYLITNLQWYDYRIERVVLRHHKSSWHFIYFIVPFILYYMAGEYSLYVVLAYLPLLGVWIKRLDKKLILTWRVKRFLILLGSIAVLLNLLIMFKGYSSSYSVIFPLLLTYLLSWGVEKFLFLAYKREASRKIASMSDLTIICVTGSYGKTSMKNFIAQVLGQKFNVYATPRSVNTLGGIIRDVNESLPSNTQVYICEAGAREIGDIYAIAQLLNPQIVVVGKVGPQHLEYFKTLERIQRTKLEIIQSNRLKRAFIHTSVTDEPHEKVTFFGDDIHNLEATLEGIDFDVSVEGEERHFHTSVLGGFQTININAAILIAQEMGMNSDEIVSAVEKLKSVEHRLERIDAGGKIILDDGYNGNIDGMLEGVRLCSLHNGRKVIVTPGLVESTEELNSELIRAINGVFDIAIITGALNAAQFDKELNVPQKIMLSDKSQMVKTLGEVTRAGDIILFANDAPNFI, encoded by the coding sequence ATGGAATTGACACAAATGGTCCCGTTTATCGCTAATATCATTTTTGTAATGGCATTGGGTTGGTATCTCATTACCAACTTACAATGGTACGATTATCGGATTGAGCGGGTGGTATTGCGTCACCATAAAAGTTCTTGGCATTTTATCTATTTTATTGTCCCTTTTATCCTCTATTATATGGCAGGAGAATACTCTCTCTACGTTGTTTTAGCGTATCTTCCCCTCCTTGGTGTGTGGATTAAACGTCTTGATAAAAAACTGATTTTGACATGGCGTGTCAAACGATTTCTCATCCTTTTGGGCTCGATAGCGGTTTTATTGAATCTTCTTATCATGTTCAAAGGATACTCAAGCAGTTACAGTGTTATTTTTCCGCTTCTTTTGACCTATCTCCTTTCATGGGGAGTTGAGAAGTTTTTATTTTTGGCCTATAAGCGTGAAGCATCGCGTAAAATTGCTTCGATGTCTGATTTAACCATTATCTGCGTTACCGGAAGCTACGGTAAGACTTCGATGAAAAACTTTATTGCTCAGGTGTTGGGTCAAAAATTTAATGTCTATGCAACCCCGCGTAGTGTTAATACGCTCGGCGGTATCATTCGTGATGTTAACGAATCGCTCCCGTCCAATACCCAAGTCTATATTTGTGAAGCGGGAGCGCGTGAGATCGGCGATATCTATGCCATTGCACAGCTTCTTAATCCTCAGATTGTTGTCGTGGGGAAAGTGGGGCCTCAACATTTGGAGTATTTTAAAACGTTGGAGCGTATTCAGCGTACCAAACTTGAAATTATTCAGTCAAACCGTCTCAAACGGGCCTTTATCCACACCTCGGTGACGGATGAGCCGCATGAAAAGGTCACCTTTTTCGGGGATGACATCCATAATCTTGAGGCAACCTTGGAGGGGATTGATTTTGATGTGAGCGTAGAGGGCGAGGAGCGACATTTCCATACCTCGGTTCTTGGCGGATTTCAGACGATCAACATCAATGCGGCAATTTTGATTGCGCAGGAGATGGGGATGAACTCGGATGAAATTGTCTCAGCCGTTGAAAAACTCAAAAGTGTCGAACACCGTCTTGAGCGGATCGATGCGGGGGGTAAAATCATTCTTGATGACGGTTACAACGGCAATATTGACGGAATGTTGGAAGGGGTGCGCCTCTGCTCGCTGCATAATGGGCGCAAAGTAATCGTGACACCGGGATTGGTTGAGAGCACCGAAGAGCTTAACAGCGAGCTTATCCGTGCAATTAACGGTGTATTTGATATTGCGATCATCACAGGGGCACTCAATGCGGCGCAATTTGATAAAGAGCTCAATGTCCCTCAAAAAATTATGCTCTCTGATAAATCGCAAATGGTAAAAACTTTAGGTGAAGTGACCCGTGCAGGTGATATCATTTTGTTCGCCAATGACGCACCGAATTTTATTTAA
- a CDS encoding alpha/beta hydrolase, translated as MAVKSVQYKQHTFSISYEILNPSAHYDIIFLHGWGSHKNLMKHAFGAHLKQFRHIYIDMPGFGNSTCNMSLTTEDYATILESFISLIEADKMIILGHSFGGKVATLLNPEYLVLVGSAGILVPKPFKIRAKIALFKLLKLTGLTQLRRFFVAPDAQGLSQPMYETFKSVVNEDFSEKFRAYKGKALLCFGHQDTATPMWTAHKIAELISDSKVVEFDGDHYFFLEQGATVAKEIEKIVLKSLEH; from the coding sequence GTGGCAGTTAAGAGCGTTCAATACAAACAGCATACGTTTTCCATCAGCTATGAGATCCTCAATCCGAGTGCCCATTACGATATTATTTTTCTGCACGGATGGGGTTCTCATAAAAATCTGATGAAACACGCTTTCGGTGCTCATCTCAAGCAGTTTCGCCATATTTACATCGATATGCCCGGTTTTGGAAACTCAACGTGCAATATGTCCTTGACTACTGAAGATTATGCAACGATTCTGGAATCTTTTATTTCGTTAATCGAAGCGGATAAAATGATTATTTTAGGTCACTCTTTCGGCGGTAAAGTGGCTACACTTTTGAACCCGGAATATTTAGTATTGGTCGGTTCTGCGGGGATACTTGTCCCTAAACCGTTCAAAATTCGGGCGAAAATTGCCCTCTTCAAACTGCTGAAACTGACTGGTCTTACACAGCTACGCCGCTTTTTCGTTGCCCCTGATGCGCAAGGATTATCGCAACCGATGTATGAGACGTTTAAAAGCGTTGTGAACGAAGATTTCAGCGAAAAATTTCGTGCTTACAAAGGGAAAGCTTTGCTTTGTTTCGGACATCAGGATACGGCAACACCGATGTGGACAGCGCATAAAATTGCCGAGTTAATCTCCGATTCAAAAGTGGTTGAGTTTGACGGGGATCACTACTTCTTTTTGGAACAAGGTGCTACCGTTGCCAAGGAGATCGAAAAAATCGTTTTAAAAAGTTTAGAGCACTAA
- a CDS encoding D-alanine--D-alanine ligase, producing the protein MKLAILFGGASYEHEISIVSAITVKEKLEKRFELSFIFCDQDHKFYLIDGAKMKAITFSRGEHRKMPQIFLTNGGFEQRGMFGSKKHEMPILNLIHGGDGEDGSIASLMDFFHIPFIGPRKEASMLSFDKHYTKWFAASLGVKTLPYEVLHKEDKRVITTEYPFIVKPARLGSSIGVSIVREASELDYALDVAFEFDNVLLIEPFISGVKEYNLAGFSARGEITYSIVEEPQKAEFLDFEKKYLDFSRSGNVAEAAVSDTLVQQLRDAFKTIYLPLFEGALIRCDFFEIEGEVYLNEVNPIPGSMANYLFEDFSSSIHKLLGSLPDKKAIRVNYDYIHSISQAKGK; encoded by the coding sequence TTGAAATTAGCCATTTTATTCGGCGGAGCAAGTTATGAACATGAAATCAGCATTGTAAGTGCGATTACGGTAAAAGAAAAATTAGAGAAGCGTTTTGAACTCAGTTTTATTTTTTGTGATCAAGATCATAAATTTTATCTTATTGACGGCGCAAAAATGAAAGCGATCACCTTCTCACGCGGTGAACATCGCAAGATGCCACAAATTTTCCTCACCAACGGCGGGTTTGAACAGCGCGGAATGTTCGGAAGCAAAAAACATGAGATGCCTATCCTCAACCTGATCCACGGCGGCGACGGTGAAGACGGCTCTATCGCCTCATTGATGGACTTTTTTCATATCCCTTTCATCGGTCCTCGCAAAGAGGCGTCCATGCTCAGTTTTGACAAACATTATACTAAGTGGTTCGCCGCTTCACTCGGTGTCAAAACATTGCCGTATGAGGTCCTTCATAAAGAGGATAAAAGAGTTATTACCACTGAGTATCCGTTTATCGTTAAACCTGCCCGTTTGGGAAGCTCAATTGGGGTGAGTATCGTTCGTGAAGCATCAGAACTCGATTACGCGCTTGATGTGGCGTTTGAATTTGATAATGTCCTTTTGATCGAGCCGTTTATTTCGGGTGTTAAAGAGTACAATCTTGCCGGTTTCAGCGCACGCGGAGAGATTACCTACTCGATCGTTGAAGAGCCTCAAAAAGCTGAGTTCCTAGACTTTGAGAAAAAATACCTCGATTTTTCCCGCTCAGGAAACGTTGCCGAAGCAGCGGTAAGTGATACGTTGGTTCAGCAATTGCGTGATGCATTTAAAACGATTTACCTGCCGTTATTCGAAGGAGCTCTTATCCGATGCGATTTCTTTGAGATCGAGGGTGAAGTTTATCTTAACGAAGTGAACCCGATCCCGGGGTCAATGGCAAATTATCTCTTTGAAGATTTTAGCAGCTCTATCCACAAACTGCTTGGATCATTGCCGGATAAAAAAGCGATTCGGGTCAATTACGATTATATCCATTCTATTTCTCAAGCCAAAGGGAAATAA
- the ruvA gene encoding Holliday junction branch migration protein RuvA — MIVGLEGIIDYKEPSSVHLNVNSVIYEVFISLHTYSTIGSSKTRLHIHHVIREDAQQLYGFAEKSEKILFEGMLKINGIGPKAALAICSTFTPEQFAGIISSKDVNALKKVPGIGPKSAARIMVELAGFDAVLLNTAPSVNSATTEAMMALESLGFKKEQIAKALSQSHATDTPTLVKEALKQLQKL, encoded by the coding sequence ATGATCGTCGGATTAGAAGGAATTATTGATTACAAAGAGCCCTCATCGGTTCATCTCAATGTCAACAGTGTCATTTATGAGGTTTTTATCTCATTGCATACCTATAGCACGATCGGCTCTTCAAAAACACGATTGCATATTCATCATGTCATCCGTGAAGACGCTCAACAGCTCTATGGATTTGCCGAAAAAAGTGAAAAAATCCTCTTCGAGGGGATGCTAAAAATCAATGGAATCGGGCCAAAAGCAGCGTTAGCAATCTGCAGCACCTTTACGCCGGAGCAGTTTGCGGGTATTATTTCATCTAAAGATGTGAATGCGTTGAAAAAAGTTCCGGGGATCGGGCCTAAAAGTGCAGCACGGATTATGGTTGAATTAGCCGGTTTCGATGCCGTTCTTCTAAATACGGCTCCATCGGTAAATTCTGCTACAACGGAAGCCATGATGGCGTTAGAGTCACTTGGATTCAAAAAAGAGCAGATTGCCAAGGCTTTAAGTCAGTCACATGCAACGGACACACCGACGTTAGTCAAAGAAGCGTTAAAACAACTCCAAAAACTCTAA
- a CDS encoding flagellar assembly protein A has product MGLLSKEDEKEAITTQIRPIVVRTSNVAKELLQAAANFKVSVHTLDFNLLDTQTFSRTIVNGPSDDWVELSSDEARDLTEDLLLNPKFELKQIYEIEIFLISKPSLLDTIDISIGGNTTLCKIYLTIKAGSDAVYYDQFQQDFLHLVNKKKLRANMMINLFDSMMLSNLEALLAKIRVLGEYRFEEQERYLIAQGHEPIETINDKLILHFEAKRKKQEEHDRIDYSKRGFVISVVKDELLIEYVKARKGENGRNCRGEFIVPKEPIIKFEPTFGTGEKIAVIDTQNSIEYRAAAGGYVTFEGGIYDIKTEVDVKEISFRTTGSIDTQLDADVSINVSEKDSMKDAIGMGMEVTVNVINIDGNIGSNAKVTAKKATVEGQVHQSATITADELSINIHKGTAYGKTVNITRLEHGIVDAETVFIRQATGGKIRAREITIELLGSHVKMTASNKIEIKALQGGENQFIIDPLLNESIDNLSEQSKKMELAKKSIKDIKRELAGYEQTWRENTPAMEELKHKLVHYKQNGIKMPSAFVEKYQQHQQFKGKMDELRSELKTKEDQYAWLSEKHTALQSGIFDARIINHDRWKNHNEIIFKLIDPPIEVMYVPSHNSDETILGLHEDEDGEFTIKVLSS; this is encoded by the coding sequence CGTACTTCCAATGTTGCCAAAGAATTATTACAAGCTGCCGCAAATTTTAAAGTATCTGTTCACACGCTTGATTTTAATCTTCTTGATACCCAAACGTTCAGCCGAACCATTGTTAACGGTCCTTCCGATGACTGGGTTGAGCTCTCTTCGGACGAAGCAAGAGATTTAACAGAGGATCTTTTATTAAATCCTAAATTTGAACTCAAACAGATTTATGAAATCGAAATTTTTCTGATTAGCAAACCTTCACTGCTGGATACGATTGATATTTCCATCGGTGGAAATACGACATTGTGTAAAATTTATTTAACCATAAAAGCGGGGAGTGACGCCGTATACTACGATCAATTCCAACAAGACTTTCTCCACCTGGTCAATAAGAAAAAACTTCGGGCCAATATGATGATCAATCTTTTTGACTCGATGATGCTTTCAAATCTTGAGGCACTTTTAGCGAAAATCCGTGTTTTGGGCGAATACCGTTTTGAAGAACAGGAACGTTATCTGATAGCCCAAGGACATGAGCCGATTGAAACGATCAACGACAAGCTGATTCTCCATTTTGAAGCCAAACGAAAAAAACAGGAAGAACATGACCGGATTGACTATTCAAAACGGGGCTTTGTGATCAGTGTGGTCAAAGATGAACTGTTGATAGAGTACGTTAAGGCACGTAAGGGTGAAAACGGGCGAAATTGTCGTGGGGAATTTATTGTTCCTAAAGAACCGATTATTAAATTTGAGCCAACCTTCGGTACAGGTGAAAAGATCGCAGTGATCGATACTCAAAATTCGATTGAATACCGAGCGGCTGCTGGGGGGTACGTCACTTTTGAGGGGGGTATTTACGATATCAAAACCGAAGTGGACGTTAAAGAGATCAGTTTTAGAACGACAGGATCGATCGATACACAGCTCGATGCCGATGTCTCCATCAATGTAAGTGAAAAAGATTCGATGAAAGATGCTATCGGTATGGGGATGGAAGTGACGGTTAATGTCATCAATATCGATGGAAATATCGGTTCTAATGCGAAAGTTACCGCCAAAAAAGCAACCGTAGAGGGGCAAGTCCATCAGAGTGCCACGATCACTGCCGATGAACTAAGTATCAATATTCACAAAGGGACGGCGTACGGTAAAACGGTCAATATCACTCGACTTGAACACGGTATCGTTGACGCAGAAACGGTCTTTATTCGTCAAGCAACGGGTGGAAAAATCCGTGCGCGTGAGATTACGATTGAACTTTTGGGTTCCCACGTCAAAATGACGGCATCGAATAAAATCGAGATCAAAGCTTTGCAGGGGGGAGAAAACCAATTTATCATCGATCCTCTGCTGAATGAATCGATTGATAACCTCTCAGAACAATCCAAAAAAATGGAACTGGCAAAAAAATCGATTAAAGATATTAAACGAGAGCTTGCCGGATACGAGCAAACATGGCGTGAAAATACTCCGGCGATGGAGGAGCTTAAACACAAATTGGTTCACTATAAACAAAACGGTATTAAAATGCCGAGCGCTTTTGTCGAAAAGTACCAACAGCATCAGCAGTTTAAAGGAAAAATGGACGAACTCCGTAGTGAATTAAAAACAAAAGAAGATCAGTATGCGTGGCTGAGTGAAAAACATACGGCACTCCAAAGCGGAATATTCGATGCTCGGATTATCAACCATGATCGTTGGAAAAATCATAATGAGATTATTTTTAAACTGATTGATCCCCCTATTGAAGTGATGTACGTTCCAAGTCACAATTCGGATGAGACGATACTGGGATTGCATGAGGATGAAGATGGAGAATTTACCATTAAGGTGTTATCGTCATGA